The following are encoded in a window of Impatiens glandulifera chromosome 5, dImpGla2.1, whole genome shotgun sequence genomic DNA:
- the LOC124939604 gene encoding uncharacterized protein LOC124939604, which produces MMDGKLIDMINSLEETRHKLNLFIDRLDLTSNQKQADFVTLFKDLTTGVLASLTSMKEKFDLFDAVTPKLDQVLSQILATTDESGVKVEPNQARYIPKLKLPKFDGEKDDARVWISKCNTFFEFCPMSEQQMLGYASFHMIGHAFKWFMSYADDKGDYLKWNDFTEALINRFSDIKYVDSTCLMREFTELAQCGTVLEYLEKYEDIVIAMNDKFPDIPRSYYVSIFINGLQEEIKMKVKMFQPDTVLEAFRLARICEASLKVQVTEKEIRKIIVVDEALSTVPARGGAVVPNTATKEKVIFGLFD; this is translated from the exons ATGATGGACGGAAAGCTGATCGACATGATCAACTCTTTAGAAGAAACTCGGCACAAATTGAACCTATTCATCGATCGATTGGATCTAACTTCGAACCAGAAACAAGCGGATTTCGTCACGCTGTTCAAGGATTTGACGACTGGGGTTTTGGCTTCTTTAACTTCAATGAAGGAGAAATTCGACCTATTTGATGCCGTTACACCTAAACTCGACCAAGTCCTTTCTCAGATTTTGGCAACCACGGATGAATCAGGTGTCAAAGTGGAACCGAATCAGGCTAGGTACATCCCCAAGTTGAAGTTACCCAAATTTGATGGAGAAAAGGACGACGCTCGAGTCTGGATTTCGAAATGTAATACGTTCTTCGAGTTCTGTCCCATGTCGGAACAGCAAATGTTGGGTTACGCTTCTTTCCACATGATTGGGCATGCATTTAAGTGGTTTATGAGCTATGCGGATGATAAGGGAGATTACCTTAAGTGGAATGATTTTACTGAAGCTTTGATAAATAGGTTTTCTGATATCAAGTATGTTGATTCAACTTGTCTTATGAGAGAATTCACTGAGTTGGCACAATGTGGTACTGTACTAGAGTATCTGGAGAAATATGAGGATATTGTGATTGCAATGAATGATAAATTTCCTGATATACCAAGAAGCTATTATGTTAGTATCTTTATCAATGGACTCCAAGAAGAGATCAAAATGaaggtgaagatgttccaaccAGACACGGTTTTGGAAGCCTTTAGACTTGCCAGGATATGTGAGGCCTCTCTCAAAG TTCAAGTTACAGagaaagaaataagaaaaataatagtaGTAGATGAAGCATTATCAACCGTCCCTGCTAGAGGAGGTGCAGTGGTTCCTAATACTGCTACAAAGGAGAAGGTCATTTTCGGTCTTtttgattag
- the LOC124940308 gene encoding stress-induced protein KIN2-like, with translation MNNTESASYKAGEAKGQAQEKGSQMMDKAGNAAQSVKESVQEAGSQAKAKAQGACEAVKDAVNNK, from the exons ATGAACAACACCGAGAGCGCCAGCTACAAGGCCGGTGAGGCTAAGGGCCAGGCTCAGGAAAAGGGCAGTCAAATGATGGACAAAGCCGGAAATGCTGCCCAATCTGTTAAGGAAAGCGTCCAAGAg GCCGGTAGCCAAGCCAAGGCCAAGGCACAAGGTGCATGTGAAGCAGTCAAGGATGCTGTTAACAACAAATAA
- the LOC124939605 gene encoding protein GLUTAMINE DUMPER 5-like produces MRTFPEYTTASAVNDVGVSTGWKSPIPYLFGGLTLLLILVSFALLVLSCSSSTSRSDVVDQKPTSTPHLLPAPEMEPKIVVIMPGHRNPTFLAKPVSFFS; encoded by the coding sequence ATGAGGACATTCCCGGAATACACGACAGCCTCCGCCGTCAACGACGTCGGAGTGAGTACTGGATGGAAATCTCCAATTCCTTACCTCTTTGGAGGATTGACTTTACTACTTATTCTTGTATCCTTTGCTCTCTTGGTTCTATCTTGTTCATCTTCCACTTCTCGTTCTGATGTCGTCGATCAGAAACCAACCTCGACTCCACATTTGTTACCGGCACCGGAGATGGAGCCCAAAATTGTTGTCATCATGCCCGGTCACCGGAATCCTACTTTTTTGGCCAAACCTGTTTCATTTTTTAGTTGA
- the LOC124939849 gene encoding basic leucine zipper 43-like, with product MQPTKVSELHYAYPPHINQFGLNQNNSPTFICSRFSNDFYHLQNTSHQIQGFNTQPTSLSSNSTSDEADDQQLISIVNERKQRRMISNRESARRSRMRKQRHLDELWSQVVWLRNENHQLIGKLNHVSEYHDRVVEENTQLKEEVSELRQRLVDMQLNSPCTTFGDLDDI from the coding sequence atgcaaccaaccaaggttTCAGAACTTCATTACGCATATCCTCCCCATATAAATCAGTTTGGCTTGAACCAAAACAACTCTCCAACATTTATATGTAGCAGATTCTCCAatgatttctatcatcttcaAAACACTAGTCATCAAATTCAAGGATTCAACACACAGCCAACGTCTTTAAGCAGTAACTCTACCTCAGATGAGGCAGATGACCAGCAACTTATAAGCATCGTCAATGAGAGGAAGCAAAGGAGAATGATATCCAACAGAGAATCTGCCAGGAGATCACGTATGCGAAAACAGAGGCACTTGGATGAGCTATGGTCACAGGTGGTTTGGCTTCGGAATGAGAATCATCAACTCATTGGCAAACTGAACCATGTCTCTGAATACCATGATAGGGTCGTTGAAGAGAATACTCAACTCAAAGAAGAAGTTTCAGAACTTCGTCAAAGGCTGGTAGACATGCAGCTCAATAGCCCTTGTACAACTTTTGGAGATCTGGATGATATATAG
- the LOC124938561 gene encoding E3 ubiquitin-protein ligase Praja-2-like, with protein sequence MADNSVPPLLLLRQANNNTHQQEEEEEPDQQSISRPFFEPVDSLTQEDIFSRNNINHVDEDDDVLVSDFCSACLDTLYYHISASSDSDCDSDSAFESDSNLNCFRHDYEENDFMDLDIGDLCVSCREDQFSMSDGQISNSPAFDDEVEEERLGFGLDRSVVAPVRGESSTTGLRVAGIDSESDSELVIDDVNGEEQLGNTLFWDCLGFEEQISNNGELDWEEIEERVVDEREGLRSVIDRIEEMSVSSDLSRYDEMNEIPEDDAAAAAEESLEWEVLVEMVNWDRPRMHEFEAEEEVDDDDDDNDSYLAVHDDYTTDGGENITDFLHQFTRDSNVVRGSPPTAEHVRKNLPCVVLTVEELQKENLNCAVCKDGIVVDEKVTMLPCNHHYHFECIVPWLNVRNTCPLCRYELPTDDMDYEMRRNQEGGVGLGGDSEDGYNYEWLV encoded by the coding sequence ATGGCGGATAACTCTGtacctcctcttcttcttcttcgtcaagcTAATAATAATACCCACCAacaagaagaggaagaggaaccAGATCAACAGTCCATCAGCCGTCCTTTCTTTGAACCCGTAGATTCGCTTACACAAGAAGATATCTTTTCAAGGAACAACATCAACCACGTCGACGAAGACGACGATGTATTAGTCTCTGATTTCTGTTCTGCTTGTTTAGACACACTTTATTATCACATCAGTGCTTCATCCGATTCCGATTGCGATTCCGATTCCGCTTTCGAATCTGATTCCAACCTCAATTGCTTCCGCCACGACTACGAAGAAAACGATTTCATGGATCTCGACATCGGAGATCTCTGCGTTTCCTGTCGGGAGGATCAGTTTTCCATGAGTGATGGACAGATCTCGAATTCACCCGCGTTTGATGACGAAGTGGAAGAGGAGAGGCTAGGGTTTGGGCTCGATAGATCTGTTGTCGCGCCTGTTAGGGGTGAATCTTCAACGACTGGCTTGCGTGTTGCTGGAATTGATTCCGAGTCCGATTCAGAGTTGGTGATTGATGATGTGAATGGGGAGGAGCAACTTGGGAATACTCTTTTCTGGGATTGTCTTGGATTTGAAGAACAAATCTCCAACAATGGAGAATTGGACTGGGAGGAAATAGAGGAAAGGGTTGTTGATGAAAGAGAAGGACTGAGGTCAGTGATAGATAGAATTGAAGAAATGTCTGTTTCTTCAGACCTTTCTAGATATGATGAGATGAATGAGATTCCCGAGGAtgatgctgctgctgctgctgaggAGAGTTTGGAATGGGAAGTTCTAGTTGAAATGGTTAATTGGGACAGACCACGCATGCATGAATTCGAAGCTGAGGAAGAGgttgatgatgacgatgatgataACGATTCGTACCTAGCAGTTCATGACGATTACACTACAGATGGAGGAGAAAACATTACAGATTTCTTACACCAGTTCACTCGCGACAGCAACGTCGTGAGAGGTAGTCCTCCTACTGCTGAACACGTGAGGAAGAATCTTCCTTGCGTGGTGCTGACAGTGGAAGAGTTACAAAAGGAGAATTTAAACTGTGCAGTTTGCAAAGATGGGATAGTTGTGGATGAAAAAGTGACAATGCTTCCCTGCAATCACCATTACCATTTCGAGTGCATCGTTCCGTGGTTGAATGTTCGAAACACGTGTCCTCTTTGTCGCTACGAGTTGCCAACAGATGACATGGATTATGAGATGAGAAGGAACCAAGAAGGTGGTGTTGGCCTTGGAGGAGACTCGGAGGATGGATATAACTATGAATGGCTTGTATGA